CAGTACTAGGTGCAATCATATTCTTTGTGGCAACATTTTGGTTGGTCGATTATGTTGTGAATTGGATCAGGGTCTTAGAAGAAGCTGTTGTAAAAGCCCCTGTTACAGATGTTTTATTTGGTAGTCTAGGATTAATATTTGGTCTTATAGTTGCTTTTCTTATTGTTATCCCTTTAAATACGATCCAGTACCAAGTCTTTAACACCATTATTCCAATATTCTTAACGCTACTGCTTGGGTACTTAGGTTTTCAAGTAGGATTTAAGAAACGAGACGAACTAATTAATGTTTTTACAGTTCAAAATAAAATAGGTAAGAAAAAAGGAATCTCTGATGACGAGGTTGAAGTTGAAGATAAAAAGCTAAAAATATTGGACACGAGTGTCATTATAGATGGGCGAATTGCGGATATCTGTCAAACAGGATTCCTAGAAGGAACCATCGTTATCCCTCAATTTGTTCTAGAAGAATTACAGCATATCGCGGATTCTTCTGATGTACTAAAAAGAAATCGTGGAAGAAGAGGTCTTGATATCTTAAACCGTATTCAAAAAGAGCTTTCTATAAATGTAGAAATTTATGAAGGTGATTTTGAGGAAATACAAGAGGTGGATAGTAAACTCGTTAAGCTTGCAAAACTCACATCTGGTGTTGTTGTAACAAATGATTTTAACCTCAATAAAGTATGTGAATTACAAAAGGTTCATGTATTGAATATTAATGATTTGGCGAATGCGGTTAAGCCTGTTGTGTTACCTGGTGAAGAAATGAATGTTCAGGTCATTAAAGACGGGAAAGAGCATAATCAAGGTGTTGCCTATTTAGATGATGGAACAATGATTGTTGTTGAGGATGGCCGAAATTACATTGGAAAGCATATTGATGTGCTTGTAACAAGCGTCCTTCAGACTTCGGCTGGAAGAATGATCTTTGCAAAACCCAAGCTATTAGAAAAAGCATTATAATATACCTCAGCCCATGAAACATTTAACTCTATGTCTCATGGGCTGTTTTACATATAGAGAGGAATCTTTTATTATGATGTTATACTGAATTATTGAAGGAGTAACTCCAATGAATTATCAAGTCATAATACCTGCTGCTGGTCAGGGTAAGCGGATGAATGCAGGTAAGAATAAGCAGTTTATTCAACTAGAACAGATTCCAATTATTATACATACATTAAAGGTTTTTGAAGAACATTCCCATTGTAAGGGTATTATATTAGTAATTAATGACGCGGAAAAAGCTGACTTTCAACAGCTGATAAAAAAATACCGCATATCCAAAATCAAACATTTAGTATCTGGTGGACAAGAGCGCCAATACAGTGTTTATAACGGGCTAAAGGCAGTGGAAGAGGGAGATTTAGTTCTTGTTCATGATGGAGCAAGACCTTTTCTTACTCATGAAAGTATAGAGGCACTTTTGTCAAAAACGATCATAACCGGTGCGGCAACACTTGCTGTACCAGTTAAAGATACAATAAAGAGAGCGAAAGATGGAGTGGTAGTCGAAACAGTTGAACGTTCTTCACTTTGGTCAATCCAAACTCCACAAGCGTTCCATTTATCAATTATTTTAGAAGCACATGAAAAAGCAGTGAGAGAAAACTTTCTAGGAACAGATGATGCGAGTCTTCTAGAAAGAGTAGATCAAGCGGTTTCGATCGTTGCTGGTGAATATACAAATATTAAAATCACAACACCCGAGGATCTGTACATAGCAGAGGCAATTTTGTCGAAGAGAAAGATGTAAAATTCATAGTGTCTATTAGGGTATAGAAAGTGGGAATAATAATGATAAGAGTTGGACAAGGTTTTGATGTACATCAATTAGTGGAAAATCGCCCATTAATAATCGGTGGAATTGAGATTCCATATGAAAAAGGGTTATTAGGCCATTCAGATGCTGATGTATTATTACATACAGTGGCAGATGCTTGCTTAGGTGCAATCGGTGAAGGGGATATTGGGAAACACTTCCCTGATACAGATCCCACTTTCAAAGATGCGGATTCTGCAAAGTTATTAAAACATGTGTGGGAGATCGTAAAAAATAAAGGTTATGAATTAGGTAATATTGATTGTACAATTATTGCGCAAAAGCCTAAAATGGCACCATTTATTGAAGACATGAGAAATAGGATTGCTGAATTATTAGAAGCTGAAGTATCACAAGTCAATGTAAAAGCAACAACAACCGAAAAATTAGGTTTTGCAGGTAGACAAGAGGGAATTGCTTCAATGGCAACAGTCCTTATTCAGCAGCGTACATAACACAGATTAGTTTGTTGATTTATTTTGTATCTGCTTTATTTTGGTGGTAAAATTAGGTCTGGTCTTATACGTTATTCGTAATTTTACATAAAAATTATTAACTATGGGTTGCTTATATTTTTAAGCAGCTTGGAAACGAAGAGTCAAAAAGACGGAGGTAGCAAAGATGGCAAAAGAAGTTAGAGTTCGTTATGCACCAAGTCCAACTGGACATTTACATATTGGAAATGCAAGAACAGCATTATTTAATTATTTATTCGCTAAAAATCAAGGTGGAAAATTTATTATACGTATTGAAGATACGGATAAGAAACGTAATATTGCTGGCGGAGAAGAAAGTCAATTAAAGTACTTAAAATGGCTAGGAATTGATTGGGATGAAAGTATTGATGTTGGTGGAGAATATGGCCCATATCGCCAATCAGAGAGAAATGATATTTACAAGAAATATTATGATGAGCTTCTAGACAAAGGTTTAGCTTATAAATGTTATTGTACAGAAGAAGAGCTGGAAAAAGAACGCGAAGAACAAATGGCGAGAGGTGAAACACCTCAGTATTCAGGTAAGCATGCTAACTTAACAAAAGAAGAACAAAACGAATTAGAATCACAAGGGCTTCAAGCAAGCATTCGTTTTCGAGTACCTGCTAATAAAGAGTACCGTTTTACTGACATGGTAAAAGGAGATATTTCCTTTGAGTCAGAAGGAATGGGTGACTTTGTTATTGTGAAAAAGGACGGAACACCTACTTATAATTTTGCAGTAGCTGTTGATGACCACTTAATGGGGATTTCACATGTACTAAGAGGAGAAGACCACATTTCTAATACGCCAAAGCAATTGATGATTTATGAAGCGCTTGGCTGGGATATTCCCGTATTCGGTCATATGACATTAATCGTAAATGAAAACCGCAAAAAATTAAGTAAACGTGATGAATCAATCATTCAATTTATTGAGCAATATGAAGAGCTTGGTTATCTACCAGAAGCATTATTTAACTTTATTTCATTACTTGGTTGGTCGCCGGGCGGAGAAGAAGAGGTATTTACAAAGAATCAATTAATTGAAATCTTTGATGCAACCCGTCTTTCTAAATCTCCAGCTGTCTTTGATACACATAAATTAGCTTGGATGAATAATCAATATATTAAGCAACTAGATCTTGAAAAATTAATTCCACTTTGCTTGCCGCATTTAATTAAAGCTGGGAAAGTGTCAGAAAACATGAGCGAGGAAGAACAAGAGAGAACTCATCAATTAATTGCGCTCTATCAAGAGCAATTGAACTTTGGAGCAGAAATTGTTGCTCTAACGGAGCTTTTCTTTAAAGAAGAGATCTCTTATGAAGAGGAAGCAAAGGATGTTCTTGCAGGAGAGCAAGTTCCCGAAGTTTTATCAGCGTTTGTGAGTGAAATCAATCAAAGTGATGATTTTTCAGCTGATACAGTGAAAACAATGATAAAGGCTGTCCAGAAAGCAACCGGACAAAAAGGGAAAAATTTATTTATGCCGATTCGTGTAGCGATAACAGGTCAAACACATGGACCGGACTTACCAAAATCTATTGCGGTTTTAGGAAAATCCACCGTTTTAGCTAGATTACAAAGTGTAATTAGTTGAGTTCATTTCATAATGATCGCTTTTAAATCAAAAAATGAGACTTTTCTTTCATCTAGCTTATTGTTGAATATACGAAGAAATGCAATGAAAAATGAACCTCAAACGTTTTTTGGTAACAAATTGTACATTATGAAGATGATTCAGTTAACATTTGCATAAAAATGTAATATAGTATGGTTAAACTATATTTAAAGCGTTGATAAGGAGAGTAGAGTTTTATTTCCTTTATAGAGAGAACCCTCATCGGCTGAAAGGGGTTTAAGTGAAGTAATTCTTGAAGTGCACCTTAGAGTCCTTTGCTAAACGTCATTTAGACTAGTAAGTAAAGGCGTACCCTCTACGTTACAGAGTTAAAGTTGAGGTTAGAGTGATCGTTGTACTCTTTCCTAAACAGAGTGGAACCGCGCATTCAAGCGTCTCTGTCATGTTGCAGAGGCGCTTTTTTATATTCTCAGGAAAAATCTAATAAAGTTTATGATTGGAGGGGAAATTTATGTTGAAAATGATGAAAGAAGACGTAGAGGTTGTTTTTGAGCAAGATCCCGCAGCAAGAAATTATTTTGAAGTTATTTTAACTTATTCAGGATTACATGCCATTTGGAGTCATCGAATTGCCCATGCTTTTTACAAAAAGAAGCTCTTTTTCTTAGCTAGAGCTATCTCGCAGATAAGCAGGTTTTTTACAGGAGTTGAGATTCATCCTGCTGCAAGAATTGGACGCCGTTTCTTTATTGACCATGGAATGGGCGTTGTTATCGGGGAAACATGTGAGATTGGAGACAATGTGACGGTCTTCCAGGGAGTAACACTTGGTGGAACGGGAAAAGAAAAGGGGAAAAGGCATCCGACCATTAAAGACAATGCGCTAATTGCTACAGGAGCAAAGGTGTTAGGCTCTATTACTGTTGGAGCATACTCAAAGATAGGAGCAGGATCTGTTGTCCTAAAAGATGTCCCAGATCAATCGACTGTTGTTGGAATTCCTGGTAGAGTCGTTATCCAAAATGGAAAGAGAGTTGACCAGGACTTAAACCATTCAGATTTACCAGATCCAGTTTCAGATCGTTTTAAGGAGTTAGAAGCTGAGTTAAAACAATTAAGAGATGAAGTACAACACCTAAGGAAAGGAAAGAATGACTATGACAATAAAGTTGTACAATACGCTAACGAGACAAAAGGAAACGTTTGAGCCTCTAGAACCGGGAAAGGTAAAAATGTATGTTTGTGGCCCAACCGTTTATAATTATATTCATATAGGAAATGCTAGACCCGCAATTGTTTATGATACGGTAAGAAGATACTTAGAGTATAGCGGGTATGAGGTGAACTATATCTCAAACTTCACAGATGTGGATGATAAATTAATTAAAGCGGCTAATGAATTGGGTGAAGATGTTCCTACCATTGCAGATCGGTTTATTGACGCATATTTCGAAGATGTAACAGCACTTGGCTGCAAACGTGCGACCACACATCCACGTGTAACAGAAAACATTGATATTATTATTGATTTTATCCAAGCTTTAATTGATAAAGGCTTTGCTTATGAAGCAGGCGGCGATGTTTATTATAAGACAAGAGAATTTAAAGGGTATGGAAAGCTTTCACATCAATCGGTTGAGGAGCTTCGCTTAGGAAACAGAATTGAAGTAGGGGATAAAAAGCAAGATGCTCTAGACTTTGTTCTTTGGAAATCAGCAAAAGAAGGGGAAATTTCCTGGGAAAGTCCGTGGGGGCATGGTCGACCTGGATGGCATATTGAGTGCTCTGCTATGGCACAAAAATATTTAGGTGACACAATTGACATTCATGCCGGTGGTCAGGACTTAACATTCCCTCATCATGAAAATGAAATTGCTCAATCTGAAGCTGTAACAGGTAAGCAGTTTGCTAAGTATTGGTTACACAACGGATATATTAATATTAATAATGAAAAGATGTCAAAGTCTTTAGGGAACTTTGTTTTAGTTCACGATATTATTAAAGAAATAGATCCACAAATTGTTCGTTTCTTTATGTTGTCTGTTCATTATAGACATCCAATCAACTTCTCTCAGGAGTTATTAGAGAGTACAAAGAACGCGTTTGAACGTTTAACAACATCATATGGAAATTTAAAGCATCGTAAAAACAGCAGCACAAATTTAACAGATAATAACGAAGAATGGCTAACAAAAATTAAAGACTACCAACAGCAATTTAAAGAAGAAATGGATGATGACTTTAATACAGCTAATGCAATTTCTGTTTTATTTGATCTATCAAAACAAGCAAATTACTATTTGCAGGAACAGAATACATCAACTGAAGTGATTCAGGCTTTCTTAGATCAATTTGATCAACTGGGTAAAGTGTTAGGGGTAACATTCGAATCAACAGATCTTTTGGATGAAGAAATTGAAGAAATGATTCAACAGCGTATTCAAGCAAGAAAAGACCGCAATTTTGCTTTAGCTGATGAAATCCGTGATAAATTAAAAGACCTAAATATCATCTTGGAGGATACACCACAAGGTACGAGATGGAAGCGCGGTTGATTACAGTACACATAAATGGGGAATAAAGATAAAAAGAAATATTGTTAAGACTATAGGCAGGGCTCCAGGCTTCAACCTTACTGTAGCTCTGCCTTCAATAGGAAAAGAGGAACACAATGTTTTTAGAATTACTTACAATAAAAGATTCCAAGCTTTTAAATAGCTTGGCTTTGGCTTATATTGGCGATGCTGTTTATGAGATTTATGTAAGACATTATCTTTTAGCTAAAGGCAATATCCGTCCTAATCAACTTCATAATCAAGCAAAAACATTTGTATCTGCAAAGGCACAAGCAAGCACATTACACCATTTCTTCTCGCTTGAGTTTCTTACTGAAGAAGAGCAAGCGGTGTTAAGAAGAGGAAGAAATGCAAAGTCTGGGACAATTCCAAAAAATACAGATGTACAAACTTATCGTTATAGTACAGCGTTTGAAGCACTTATTGGATACCTTTACTTAGAAAAAAGGCACGAACGTCTTGAGGAGCTAATTCAAAAGTCATTTACATTTATTGATGGAAAGGAGGGGATGTCATGAGTGAAGATTTTATTATTGGGCGTAATCCGGTAATCGAAGTATTAAAATCATCGAGAGACATTAATAAAATATGGGTAGCAGAAAACTCTTTAAAAGGACAAGCCCAGCAAATTACGAAGCTTGCTAAAGAAAGAGGTATAACCATCAATTTTGTACCTAAAAAGAAGATTGATCAGATGGTGGAAGGAAACCATCAAGGTGTAGTTGCCCAGGTGGCTGCCTATGAATATGTTCATGTTGACGATTTACTAAAAGTAGCCGAAGAACGAAATGAACCACCATTTTTATTATTGTTAGATGAAATTGAGGATCCACATAACCTTGGGTCCATCATGAGAACAGCTGATGCAGTAGGGGCACATGGTATTGTTATCCCTAAGCGAAGAGCAGTTGGGCTAACAGCGACAGTAGCAAAGTCATCTACTGGGGCAATTGAACATATCCCTGTGGCAAGGGTTACGAATATGGCGAGAACAATCGATGATCTAAAGGAAAAAGGTGTATGGATTGTAGGGACAGATGCAAAAGGAGCAGATGATTACCGCAATCTTGATGGAAAGATGTCACTTGCATTAATTATAGGAAGTGAAGGTAAGGGGATTGGTCGTCTTATAAAAGAAAAATGTGATTTCTTAGTCAAGATGCCAATGGTTGGACATGTTACATCATTAAATGCATCTGTAGCAGCTAGTCTCTTAATGTATGAGGTATATAGAAAGCGATATCCTCTAGGGGAGTAGAGTGAAATGGATATCCTATTGGTTGATGGATATAACATTATCGGTGCGTGGCCGGAATTACAAAACCTTAAGAAAAATGATTTAGCGGGAGCACGAGATCTATTAATTGAAAAAATGGCTGAATATCAAGCATATACAGGATACCGGGTCATTATTGTATTTGATGCTCATATGGTAAAGGGCATTGAGAAAAAGCAGAAAAATTATCGAGTTGAAGTCATTTTTACAAGAGAAAATGAAACAGCTGATGAAAGAATTGAGAAGCTGGCTATTTCATTAAGTAATATTAAAACTCAAGTTCATGTAGCTACCTCAGACTTTACTGAGCAATGGGCAATCTTTGGACAAGGTGCATTAAGGAAATCAGCAAGAGAGTTACTTAATGAAATGACGTCAATTGAAAGCAGGATTCAACACAAAGTGAAGAAGATTGAGGAAAAACGACCTTCTTCAAAGATTGCTATTCCAGAAGATGTTCTAGAAAAATTAGAAAAGTGGCGAAGAGGAGATCTGTAGTTGGTTTTAAAAATAAAATCTTATATCTTTGGCAACGAACGATATCCAGTACTTACACCAGACTCCGGAACAAATAATGTGTAAGTACAGCCAATGCTACTGAACGTTATATTTATGGTTGGTTGACGCTTACAAAACCAATACTGTATAATATTGTTATCTTGCGTGCGGTCGGGGGGATCGACTTGAATTCACCAATCAACAGGGGCAAAGTCAACAAAGAAGATTTAGAGTTATTGGAAGATGAACAAGTAGTTGAACTTGTGCATTTTGGAGAAAGTGAAGCGCTTGATTATTTAATTACAAAATACCGAAATTTTGTCCGGGCGAAAGCAAGATCATATTTTCTAATCGGTGCTGACCGGGAAGATATTATCCAAGAGGGAATGATTGGTTTATACAAAGCCATTCGTGACTTCAAGGAGGACAAGCTCACTTCTTTTAAAGCATTTGCCGAGCTATGTATTACCAGGCAAATCATTACCGCAATAAAAACTGCAACTCGTCAAAAGCATATTCCGCTGAATTCCTATGTTTCTTTAGACAAGCCAATATATGATGAAGAGTCTGATCGAACACTTATGGACGTTATTACAGGTGCAAAAGTGATGGACCCTGAGGAACTCATTATCAATCAAGAAGAATTTGATGATATTGAGGTGAAGATGGGGGAGTTACTAAGTGATCTTGAACGAAAGGTCTTAGCTTTATATTTGGACGGCAGGTCATACCATGAGATCTCCGAAGATCTAAATAGACATGTTAAATCGATTGATAACGCTCTGCAACGAGTGAAGAGAAAGTTAGAACGCTATTTAGAACTACGGGAGATTAGTTTATAATTATATACATTAGGATATGAACGTTTGTTGACGAAAAAATTCTACTGTGATACAGTTTTAAAGAATAAAACGTAGCGGTAGGTGATGACATGCGTAAAAAGATTATCCTTGCATGCACATCGTGTGGAAGTAGAAATTATACAACGATGAAAAATAGTACAAGCACAAATGATCGGTTGGATGTTAATAAATTTTGTAAAGTATGTAATTCGCATACAAACCACCGTGAAACGAAATAGTACAGCACTTATATATTTCATATAATGAAGTTTCCTTATTATCCTGGAGGTAGCACAATGCAACGTTTAATTAGTTTTTTCCGAGATGTTACTCGTGAAATGAAAAAAGTCAGCTGGCCTAAAGGTAAAGAGCTTACAAAGTACACAATAACAGTTGTATCAACTGTTACATTTGTGGCAGTGTTCTTTGCGGTTGTTGACTTAGGTATTTCTTCTTTAATTCGTTTGTTTTTTGAATAACAAATGGAAAATCGTGCTATAATAGAAAATATTAAACTTTGTCTGCAAAACCCGTTAAACGGGTTTTTTCATTGTATAAAAAAGTAATAATATAAGCAGATGCTATCGTTTGTTGATCAACCTATTGTGGGGAGGGAAGGACAAGTAGTCCTGAAACTATGGAAAAGAATTGGTATGTAGTACACACCTATTCAGGTTATGAGAATAAAGTTAAGGCCAACCTTGAAAAACGTGTGGAATCGATGGGAATGGAAGACAAGATCTTCCGCGTGGTTGTACCTGAAGAGGAAGAAACAGATATTAAGGATGGTAAGAAGAAAGTAGTTAAAAAGAAGGTCTTCCCAGGTTATGTGCTAGTTGAGATCGTCATGACGGATGATTCATGGTATGTTGTGCGAAACACACCTGGAGTAACTGGGTTCGTAGGCTCTGCAGGTCATGGGTCTAAACCAACTCCACTATTACCTGATGAAGTGAATTTTATTTTGAAACGCATGGGTATGGATGAGCGTCGTGTTGAAATTGATTATGAATTAAAAGAAACTGTTA
This genomic stretch from Metabacillus sp. B2-18 harbors:
- the rpmG gene encoding 50S ribosomal protein L33, giving the protein MRKKIILACTSCGSRNYTTMKNSTSTNDRLDVNKFCKVCNSHTNHRETK
- the rlmB gene encoding 23S rRNA (guanosine(2251)-2'-O)-methyltransferase RlmB: MSEDFIIGRNPVIEVLKSSRDINKIWVAENSLKGQAQQITKLAKERGITINFVPKKKIDQMVEGNHQGVVAQVAAYEYVHVDDLLKVAEERNEPPFLLLLDEIEDPHNLGSIMRTADAVGAHGIVIPKRRAVGLTATVAKSSTGAIEHIPVARVTNMARTIDDLKEKGVWIVGTDAKGADDYRNLDGKMSLALIIGSEGKGIGRLIKEKCDFLVKMPMVGHVTSLNASVAASLLMYEVYRKRYPLGE
- a CDS encoding NYN domain-containing protein, which encodes MDILLVDGYNIIGAWPELQNLKKNDLAGARDLLIEKMAEYQAYTGYRVIIVFDAHMVKGIEKKQKNYRVEVIFTRENETADERIEKLAISLSNIKTQVHVATSDFTEQWAIFGQGALRKSARELLNEMTSIESRIQHKVKKIEEKRPSSKIAIPEDVLEKLEKWRRGDL
- the ispD gene encoding 2-C-methyl-D-erythritol 4-phosphate cytidylyltransferase, coding for MNYQVIIPAAGQGKRMNAGKNKQFIQLEQIPIIIHTLKVFEEHSHCKGIILVINDAEKADFQQLIKKYRISKIKHLVSGGQERQYSVYNGLKAVEEGDLVLVHDGARPFLTHESIEALLSKTIITGAATLAVPVKDTIKRAKDGVVVETVERSSLWSIQTPQAFHLSIILEAHEKAVRENFLGTDDASLLERVDQAVSIVAGEYTNIKITTPEDLYIAEAILSKRKM
- the nusG gene encoding transcription termination/antitermination protein NusG gives rise to the protein MEKNWYVVHTYSGYENKVKANLEKRVESMGMEDKIFRVVVPEEEETDIKDGKKKVVKKKVFPGYVLVEIVMTDDSWYVVRNTPGVTGFVGSAGHGSKPTPLLPDEVNFILKRMGMDERRVEIDYELKETVKVTEGPFANFTGSIEEIDQDKNKLKVLVNMFGRETPVELDFSQVTKL
- a CDS encoding Mini-ribonuclease 3, whose product is MKDSKLLNSLALAYIGDAVYEIYVRHYLLAKGNIRPNQLHNQAKTFVSAKAQASTLHHFFSLEFLTEEEQAVLRRGRNAKSGTIPKNTDVQTYRYSTAFEALIGYLYLEKRHERLEELIQKSFTFIDGKEGMS
- the ispF gene encoding 2-C-methyl-D-erythritol 2,4-cyclodiphosphate synthase, with the protein product MIRVGQGFDVHQLVENRPLIIGGIEIPYEKGLLGHSDADVLLHTVADACLGAIGEGDIGKHFPDTDPTFKDADSAKLLKHVWEIVKNKGYELGNIDCTIIAQKPKMAPFIEDMRNRIAELLEAEVSQVNVKATTTEKLGFAGRQEGIASMATVLIQQRT
- the secE gene encoding preprotein translocase subunit SecE produces the protein MQRLISFFRDVTREMKKVSWPKGKELTKYTITVVSTVTFVAVFFAVVDLGISSLIRLFFE
- the cysE gene encoding serine O-acetyltransferase yields the protein MLKMMKEDVEVVFEQDPAARNYFEVILTYSGLHAIWSHRIAHAFYKKKLFFLARAISQISRFFTGVEIHPAARIGRRFFIDHGMGVVIGETCEIGDNVTVFQGVTLGGTGKEKGKRHPTIKDNALIATGAKVLGSITVGAYSKIGAGSVVLKDVPDQSTVVGIPGRVVIQNGKRVDQDLNHSDLPDPVSDRFKELEAELKQLRDEVQHLRKGKNDYDNKVVQYANETKGNV
- the gltX gene encoding glutamate--tRNA ligase encodes the protein MAKEVRVRYAPSPTGHLHIGNARTALFNYLFAKNQGGKFIIRIEDTDKKRNIAGGEESQLKYLKWLGIDWDESIDVGGEYGPYRQSERNDIYKKYYDELLDKGLAYKCYCTEEELEKEREEQMARGETPQYSGKHANLTKEEQNELESQGLQASIRFRVPANKEYRFTDMVKGDISFESEGMGDFVIVKKDGTPTYNFAVAVDDHLMGISHVLRGEDHISNTPKQLMIYEALGWDIPVFGHMTLIVNENRKKLSKRDESIIQFIEQYEELGYLPEALFNFISLLGWSPGGEEEVFTKNQLIEIFDATRLSKSPAVFDTHKLAWMNNQYIKQLDLEKLIPLCLPHLIKAGKVSENMSEEEQERTHQLIALYQEQLNFGAEIVALTELFFKEEISYEEEAKDVLAGEQVPEVLSAFVSEINQSDDFSADTVKTMIKAVQKATGQKGKNLFMPIRVAITGQTHGPDLPKSIAVLGKSTVLARLQSVIS
- a CDS encoding PIN/TRAM domain-containing protein, which produces MLIKRIIQLFFLSVGGMLGILFMPQLLELMNMQDIPFINTPYTLAVLGAIIFFVATFWLVDYVVNWIRVLEEAVVKAPVTDVLFGSLGLIFGLIVAFLIVIPLNTIQYQVFNTIIPIFLTLLLGYLGFQVGFKKRDELINVFTVQNKIGKKKGISDDEVEVEDKKLKILDTSVIIDGRIADICQTGFLEGTIVIPQFVLEELQHIADSSDVLKRNRGRRGLDILNRIQKELSINVEIYEGDFEEIQEVDSKLVKLAKLTSGVVVTNDFNLNKVCELQKVHVLNINDLANAVKPVVLPGEEMNVQVIKDGKEHNQGVAYLDDGTMIVVEDGRNYIGKHIDVLVTSVLQTSAGRMIFAKPKLLEKAL
- the cysS gene encoding cysteine--tRNA ligase translates to MTIKLYNTLTRQKETFEPLEPGKVKMYVCGPTVYNYIHIGNARPAIVYDTVRRYLEYSGYEVNYISNFTDVDDKLIKAANELGEDVPTIADRFIDAYFEDVTALGCKRATTHPRVTENIDIIIDFIQALIDKGFAYEAGGDVYYKTREFKGYGKLSHQSVEELRLGNRIEVGDKKQDALDFVLWKSAKEGEISWESPWGHGRPGWHIECSAMAQKYLGDTIDIHAGGQDLTFPHHENEIAQSEAVTGKQFAKYWLHNGYININNEKMSKSLGNFVLVHDIIKEIDPQIVRFFMLSVHYRHPINFSQELLESTKNAFERLTTSYGNLKHRKNSSTNLTDNNEEWLTKIKDYQQQFKEEMDDDFNTANAISVLFDLSKQANYYLQEQNTSTEVIQAFLDQFDQLGKVLGVTFESTDLLDEEIEEMIQQRIQARKDRNFALADEIRDKLKDLNIILEDTPQGTRWKRG
- the sigH gene encoding RNA polymerase sporulation sigma factor SigH; translation: MNSPINRGKVNKEDLELLEDEQVVELVHFGESEALDYLITKYRNFVRAKARSYFLIGADREDIIQEGMIGLYKAIRDFKEDKLTSFKAFAELCITRQIITAIKTATRQKHIPLNSYVSLDKPIYDEESDRTLMDVITGAKVMDPEELIINQEEFDDIEVKMGELLSDLERKVLALYLDGRSYHEISEDLNRHVKSIDNALQRVKRKLERYLELREISL